One region of Mugil cephalus isolate CIBA_MC_2020 chromosome 17, CIBA_Mcephalus_1.1, whole genome shotgun sequence genomic DNA includes:
- the arf6b gene encoding ADP-ribosylation factor 6b, producing the protein MGKMLSKIFGNKEMRILMLGLDAAGKTTILYKLKLGQSVTTIPTVGFNVETVTYKNVKFNVWDVGGQDKIRPLWRHYYTGTQGLIFVVDCADRDRIDEARQELHRIINDREMRDAIILIFANKQDLPDAMKPHEIQEKLGLTRIRDRNWYVQPSCATTGDGLYEGLTWLTSNYKS; encoded by the coding sequence ATGGGGAAAATGCTCTCGAAAATATTTGGCAACAAGGAGATGAGAATATTGATGCTCGGACTCGATGCTGCTGGAAAGACAACAATCCTTTACAAACTGAAACTCGGACAGTCTGTGACCACAATCCCCACAGTCGGCTTCAACGTGGAAACTGTCACCTACAAAAATGTCAAGTTCAACGTGTGGGATGTTGGAGGCCAGGATAAGATCCGCCCTCTGTGGCGGCACTACTACACGGGCACCCAGGGGTTAATTTTCGTGGTGGATTGCGCGGACAGGGATCGCATCGACGAGGCGAGGCAGGAACTTCACCGCATCATTAATGACCGTGAGATGAGGGATGCCATCATCTTGATATTCGCCAATAAGCAAGATCTTCCGGATGCCATGAAGCCACATGAAATCCAGGAGAAGCTCGGATTGACCCGCATCCGAGATAGGAATTGGTATGTTCAGCCCTCCTGTGCGACCACAGGTGATGGACTGTATGAGGGCTTGACATGGCTAACCTCAAATTACAAATCTTAA